The Salvelinus namaycush isolate Seneca chromosome 37, SaNama_1.0, whole genome shotgun sequence sequence aatttacatttccacaaacgtaagtgtttcctttcaaatggtaccaagaatatgcatattgttgcttcagggcctgagctacaggcagttagattatgtatgtcattttaggcgaacatTTTAAAAAAGGGGGCTATCGCTAAGAAGTTTTAATTAAAGGAATTAATTCTTATTATGTCCATTCGTCAGGTTAGGACGCCGAGGGATGAGAACACGTTGGTATGTCGGGTATTGGTTTCCCGCAGTTATGTTATTAACGACCGTGAGGGTATGTGTTCGGCAGGCAGATGCAGGAACGCCTCGAAATGCAGGCTGCAGTTGCACAGTATTGAGTTTTTTGGGGCGGAAGGCAAAGATGGCCACACCGCTTGTTGAGTATTTATCTAGTTAGAAAATAATATAAGCTTGTCGTTAATTGTGAAGCAAAGGACTAAATAGTGGAGTCTGGCAGTCGCATACAACGAAcgattatttatatatatatatatatatgtatgtatgtatgtatgtgtgtgtgagagacacagaAGCTGTCTAGCTACATTTTGGTGGCGTGTCGAtggctagctaactaacgttagtatGAATGGGAACGCGGTCGCTGTTTTGGCTGCAATGAGCTTGATACTTGGCGAAATAAATTGCTAGAAGAATAGTgatagttagctaacgttaactggtTTGCTTGCATGATCGCTTAATGATCTCGTAACTAGCAGAAACATTCGATTAACGTTAGATAAATACCTAACGTTAGCCAGCCCGGTGGTTAGTAAGCTAACGTAaacagctactgtagctagctaacttaattTGATCACCGGACCCTTATACATTATGAAAAACTGTGAGTACCAGCAAATTGACCCACGGGGACTTTCAACACCCTCGTCAACGCAACCCTGTACCGAAAATAATGTGCAGAGGTCTCGGAGAAAATGGGAAGTATTTCCAGGGAAAAATCGCTTTTATTGCGATGGACGGATTATTCTGGCCAGACAAAGTGGTATCCTGCCTCTGACACTCGGCCTTATCATTGTCACAAGTGGCCTTTTCTTTGCATTCGAGTAAGTGGCTATGCATCATAATATTGCTTCGCTTTTGTTTAACTTGAGGTTACCAGTCTAGACAGCCATCTAACGTCAGTTGCATAGCTAACTAGGTAGTTAACATTACTTCGTTGAGTAGGCTTCCTCGGTTATTCAAAGTTGCTGACTAGTTAACTAACAGTGAAGCTCAGGGCCATACATACCTacctaaaaatctgtttttgcgtTTGTTTATTTTGTCTATTTGAATTGAGCTTGTCTCTGGCTCATGTAGATTTTAGAGTTGTACAGTAGGCCTATTAGAATGGGTGTCTCAACCACTCAAGGCCAGGGACAGACAAGCTCTCATATCCACTCTTGTCCTCTTGCAGTTGCCCATTCCTGGTGACTCACCTGACCGTCTGCATACctgtgattggtggagtgttgtttgtgtttgtggtcACCTCCCTACTGCAGACCAGCTTTACAGACCCTGGAATCCTGCCTAGGACCCTGCCAGATGAGGCTGCAGACATTGAGAAGCAGATAGGTAAGATAGACTTAGGATATAGTGTAACAGACTGGGGTGATGGCTGAAGAGCTAGACCAGCTGGGGTATGTCTGGGGTCAACTGTTTCAGTGGCGGTCATAGTACAGATTAATATCCTTCAGCAGCATGTGTATTCAGTTAAGATTTTGTTTCATATGTGATCTAGTTGATGTCAACAACAtgattgcattgatgtcagagaaTCGATCCCTCCCTCTAACCCTCCCCTGATTCAAGACACCTCAGGTTCCTCCACGTACCATCCCCCTCCGCGCACCAAAGAAATCCTCATTAACCAGCAGGTGGTGAAGCTTAAGTATTGCTTCACCTGCAAGATGTTCCGCCCTCCTCGGACCTCACACTGCAGCATGTGTGACAACTGTGTGGGTAAGGACTATGGGTAGTGACTGTTGTTCAAAGTGTCCAAATATGCCATatctcattttttttttaatgttctgCCCTCAGAGCGGTTCGATCACCATTGCCCGTGGGTGGGGAACTGTGTGGGCAAGCGCAACTACCGCTTCTTCTACAGCTTcatagtctctctctccttccacacctCCTTCATCTTCGGTTGTGTCGTCACACACCTCACGCTACGTATGTATGCTCACTCGCAAACAAACACGAATGCACTATGTTGTTTCCTTCCCTGCTGTTCCGTGACAATATTAACTGTCGAGTGTTCGTATTGGGTTGCTGACTTTTTACCTTCCTGTTTTTCAGGATCCCAAGGAGGGAATGGCTTAGTTCTGGCCTTACAGGAGAATCCTGCCAGATATCCTTTTCACACCAAACATTCTCTCTATCTCATTACAATCCCTGTAGTGGCTTAGATGCCCACACTGCTGCTCTTGCTCTTAGCCCAGAGATAAAAGTTGACAAGGATTTTGTTCCTGGTTCTAAGACTTTGGCCTAAGCTCACTCATTCCTAATAGGATCAGTTCCCTGTAGTCCATTCTTCACACACTGGCAATGGTGTAAGCCTGTGGCTTTTAGACAGATGGCAAAACTTCAGAAGTAGGTGTGCACCCTAATGTTGTCACACTGGCTGGCTAGACACATTATGTGGTTTACAATAGTGGGTTTTGTGATTTCTTCTAAACCCAGAACAGTTAGTAATATGGTATAATTGCAGTTCAGGGAAACCAGTAATTTGGCCTTCATGGCTATAATATTGTGATTCTGATTGTGATTCACACAATAAGGCCTTCTGATGATCATGTAGCTCTTGTTATTGATAGTCATTGTTGATAACCTTTGCTAGTGTATGTTGAAGCCTTGACAATCCCTCTCACTGTGGTTGAACTAGTTATTTGCTTCTTCTCCATTTGGTCTATTCTGGGGCTTTCAGGTTTCCATACATACTTGGTGGCCTTCAACCTCACAACAAATGAAGATGTAAGTACCAACCATAGATCTTGAAAATAGTAGATAGTGATAGCGCTGACATCATCCACGTATTCCTATAGAAAACTCCAGATGGCGTATGAGGCCAGAACTATTTGAATTTGAAGCGCCCCATATTGCTGAATGGCACCAAAAATCGCTAAGGATCATGGTCAACGCAGTTGTATTCATCCTGCTTGATAGTCAACACGGAGCCTCCTCATAGCCTGCCGGCCTGTGAATGGTCTGTCAGCACGTGGTCCTGTGTGACGACAAATGTAGTAGTCAGACTGGATCCCTATTTAATACAATATCTCGATTTGTAGCGAACTTTAAAATAATTCAGTGGGGATCGAACTTGATCATGCTaaacacattttaaagtccaAAACTTCTGTCTAAAAAAGTGTTTGGCCTGTTTTGGCGATGGTAATTTACATAGGTTTTCTATGGAAGACCAGGGCTTTTGGTTGCTACACCGCTAGGTTGCTACTCAGGACAGAACTTATTAATGCATTGGAGAAATTAGAGGCTATACAAGTAACTGAAGATTAGCTACctataataaactcagcaaaaaaagaaacatcctctcactgtcaattggtgtttttcaaagtcagtagaaaggcctctttggtgtcctaagttttcataactgtgaccttaattgcctaccgtctgtaagctgttagtgtcctaacgaccgttccacaggtgcatgttcattaattgtttatggttcattgaataagcatgggaaacagtgtttaaaccctttacaatgaaggtctgtgaagttatttggatttttacaaattatctttgaaagacagggtcctgaaaaagggacatttatttttttgctgactTTATATTTTGTTTAGTACTCTACACATACTTTTTTTTGAGGATTGTTTCTAAAATGTTATTGAACagatggtgagagagacagacgtCGAAGATAAGAGTAGTTGGGTGAAAGGGCAGGTGGACAGATTTCAACCTATTCAGGCACAGTAGACATTGTGCCGGAGGAAGCGGTATTCCTGCTAGACCACCAAGGCCGCACTACACATCCTAATCACCTAAATATACAGTACTTGAATGTTTGATCCTGTTTGGTCTCCAGACTGCTTTTTAACTTTGTCTTTCCTGTGCAGATAAAAGGCTCCTGGTCGAGTAAAAGAGGTGCAGAGGACTCTGGGAATCCCTACACTTACGACAACATCTTTACCAACTTCTGTGCAACGCTGTGTGGGCCCATGCCCCCCAGGTCAGTATGTATGGCTAAACCATCAGTCAAAGTTGCTACTGTCAAATGAAATGTATCTCAGTTCACCCTTCGTTAAACTTGGCTCCCAACTTTGGGCTCCCacgtggcgcagcggtctaaggcactgcatctcattgcaaaaggcatcactacagtccctggtttgaatccaggctgtattacatccggctgtgattgggagtcacatagggcagcgcacaatcgGCCCaacgtcgtccaggtttggccggggtaggccgtcattgtaaaaaataatttgttcttaactgacttgccttgttaaataaaaaataaataagtacctcAAGGATACAACTTGCAATCAATGAAATGTCCTCTTGGGTATGGAAATTGTCTATGTATCTTTCTAACATTCTCTTTTCCTCATGTCTTTCAGTCTAATTGACAGAAGAGGCTTTTTGCCCCCTGAAGACATTCCACCTGCTGTTGCAGTGGACATGGGGCGGCCCCCTTTCCTGGCCAAGAATGACACAAACATGGTAGGGCCACCATCTAGTGGCTACATGTCCTGACCGTGCTGTAGTTCAAAAGTCTTCACCTTGACCCTTGGAGAATCTCAATTGTATACTCCTCGTGTCCTCTCACCTTCTTCAGGAGAGTGGACTTGAGGAGTATGCATTTGAGATTCTGTGCCTGTCCTGCATGAGCCCACTATATTCCCTTCAGACCCCCCCTTCTCCAAATGTACTTACCATAGTATGTTACATATTGTGTCATAAGAGGGAGGATGGTGCACATTCTATTCTTATAATGTACATTAGGGATAGGACACTGCATCCATGAACATTACGTCTTGcttttagtgttttttttttttttttacctgattTTTAAATAATTGGTATTTGCCTGAATCGGAACTACCTCTTAGCTGTACCcctatgttttttgttgttgcaagtTTGTATAGTTGAACGGTTTCCACACTCGTGTTTATTGCACCTGTGTGGACCAGGCTATAAGTGTAGATATCCACAATGGAAATTAAATGGCTGAGGTTTGTAGAAGCTAATTTCTTGCAACAGAGATGCTTTCAGAAAACGGTTGAAAGTTTAGGTTTACATGGGTGAACTCTGGGTTTACatagatgtttttttatttttttattaagtaCTTTATCACCAGTCATATTGTATTCACTTACAGGCAGGTCTTTGAAAATTCAAGTCACTTTATATTGTTGCATTATGTTCATCTAATTTGTCttgattatttattttatttaaccttttattttactaagcaagtcagttaagaacaaattcttatttacaatgatggcctaccccggccaaatcctagcccggatgatgctgggccaattgtgcgcctccctatgggactcccagtcacggccggttgtgatacagcctggaatcgaaccagggtctgtagtgacgcctctagcactgagatgcagtgccttagaccgctgcgcctctTAGGAGCAGCGATATTGTTTGGACTCCCAAAACAATATTTGGGGTGTCCAATCAAAAACTCATCTTTTGACCAATTGGTAAAATAGCAAATGGTCCAAACCTTATGCCTCTATCATAATTCGTTCAAAATGTATTGGAGTTTTCACCCTGTAGGATAGTAAAAATTAGGGGGACTAAATCAGTAGAGTCCAgagaattttttttcttctctaaaATAGTGCTGTGGCAGTGatgaaattttgtcagctggtgattgtcatgcaaataactgCAAGTTTTACTGTAATTGACCATTTAATTAACATCAACACTTTTAGtgtctcctggcttccacgcatagcctacaagcaaCTGATGCAGACCcatggaacatctacattttaaaaagtctaataaattcATAGCCTACACCAGcgcaataaatccattatttatctTAGGCTACATTTTCTTCAGACCTGTCTATTTCAGAAAAACAGAATGGCATATTCTGAATTGTCCTCAACTTGGGCTATGctatatggctgtgggctacactagttcatttagcagactcgaTTTCcttagaattctgtggcattattttatagaatgaagaatacaattgaacataacTGAATATAATTGAAAGGATATTTCGAGGGAGTGCGCTtatgtggctattctgtgttgagcagttaacaaagaaacaggtcctcctatatgcttaatttacagttatttatgcaactttagttgcgATCCCTGGTGAGTGCGTACTGTGCATATTCACTCTTTATCCTTGTTGGGTCAGTGCTACTTTAATGTTATGGCTATGCAATCTACTCATCAACCTATTATTTGTAATGTATCTTACATAAGTCTGCAAATGCGATGATGCatggaatgctttattataaaggtgcattttttaaAGGTGAAAATTAGCTTCCTCAAACTCACGTGCCGCCTATGTACGCTTGGTtgtgtgcttcattttaagaattgAGCAATAAATATAGCCCCACAAGAAGCTGGGATCCTCTTTCAAATAGGGGCCGGTCATAACTCTTATAAGAACACGTTTCACTGTGCTCTTTAACCGTGTTCCAGGGGTCCTAGGCCTGTAGTTTACGTTTGGAGTTATTCGACCACTTTAGTTAAAAAccatatcaaaacatataggcctatgggctatgCTACATGATGTGTGTGACCGATTTGAAAAAGttgctgtttcttgccttactgcacatgctgggcatcattcacaagtgataatattgtcactcatcagactattcttaatttaatcttgtctttacatattgTTAGGTTCTAAATGAACCTAGTATAACTCAGACGATTagtaaagcttaaaccaagtttattcacccattgggtcatacagctgcataagacaaaatatatattcacacaagcactgatattgaACACTTTCTCCTATACTGagtttcctcctacacatctgaacagccaatgcatctctgttgctagacagaaccttagtgatatctgttcttcttCACCTCATTTGACCTGGCTTCGACCCCAAattgctcactcctccccaactcacggctATCATATTGACTTCACagtaccagactgtgtctcttctcccataggatccctgatggctaacaataacataggaCAGATTGTAAACATTAtacattcccctctctccctcagtgacatgaataagtatatttcatattttcagaaCCCAACAATATACTAAATAATACGTGTGAAATTAGTtctgatttagaatggaccattatcatgcacctgtcggaacagtggcaagaaaaaatatttgaaccctttggaattacctggatttctgcataaactggtcataaaatttgatcttctaagtcacaacaatagacaaacacattcTGCTTaatctaataacacacaaacaattatatgttttcatgtctttattgaacacaccgtgtaaacattcacagtgtagggtggataaattatgtgaacccttggttgaccctcctttggcagcaataacctcaaccaaacgttttctgtggttgcggatcagacctgcacaacggtcaggaggaattttggaccattcctctttaatAGCCTACCAAACTCGCTAATGGCCAGGTACACAGCgatctattgtccctctaatctcTAGTGAACAATTCGGAACATGAAaaatcatatttgtcttggtaaaattGATTTTATAACATAATGAAGTGAAATGTCATAACCAAAGTGTGTTTTCACCCactgaattatatatttttatcctATAATATGAGGCATAATTATAAAGTGTTCCCAtcttaaatatttatttttaaggTTGGCCTCTAAGTTTCCTTCATCTTGGCTTAGTAATGATCTTTACCTGTTTTTATTCAATGATTTTCTGTTTTTAATCTTTCGGTAACTCCATATTACCATCAGTTTATCCTGCAGTCCTGAGGCCTTTTTTCCCTTAGTAGCTTTTTACAATTTGAGTGATTCTCCTTTTTATACCAGAACTAAACTGACAATCTCTGTGCTCCACAGTGTGTAACACTTTTAACTCCCAGTTTTGTGATGTGTTCCTCCCACCCCACTATAGGAGGAGAATTGTCAGGGTTTTGCTCTGTCCTGCACAGCCTGAAGGGTAACTTCCTCATGTAGAGGGTCGATGGTAAGAGTAGGGCTCAAGCTCCAACCCATCACCACACGTTTATTTTTGCTGTTATCTGTTCAGTTTGCATGTTCATCATGTGTGGCTGCTATCATAAGTAACTGTGAAATGACATCACAATTTGTGAGAAATATCTGTTGGGATACTGGCTTATCACCCATCCAATTGTAGGGTTTTAATTTCCGTTAGTACATTGTATTCATTACTCAGTAGAACAAGTGTCACTGACTCACTAGGGCAAGTGGAAAGGTGTTGTGAATTGAGCCATAGTATGTTGTGGGGCATCATGATGTGCCTTACCTCTGGAACTGCATGCCACTCTGCCACTATTTGAGCCATAACTTATCCTTCATCTCCCTCTTCATTAATCCCTATTTTTCTCTCAGCCCTTTCTAGGCATGTGGATGTCATGTTGATGCCTTGATGTAGAACACACAGCTTAGAACAACTGTAGCATCATATTCTCAAACTTGGGCTATTCCTATTATCAATCATTGTCTCTTATGCCCTGGGGCAGCTGAGCACATGTGGTGAGGTCAGAGGTTACGGTAGCCTTAATCCTAAACATTCATCTGTTTGTCTCTTATCCAATTTGATAAGGAAATGTACTTACCCATATGCAATTGGGGGAGGAAAGTATCATATAACCCAGTGTAATGAGGATATGGCATGATGGTTTACTGACAAACACAACCTATTCAAAAGTACAGTAAATAAGATTGTATTTATTCACTAGGAATGGTGTCACTGGAAgcataatacactgctcaaaaaaataaagggaacactaaaa is a genomic window containing:
- the zdhhc18a gene encoding palmitoyltransferase ZDHHC18a isoform X1, which encodes MKNCEYQQIDPRGLSTPSSTQPCTENNVQRSRRKWEVFPGKNRFYCDGRIILARQSGILPLTLGLIIVTSGLFFAFDCPFLVTHLTVCIPVIGGVLFVFVVTSLLQTSFTDPGILPRTLPDEAADIEKQIDTSGSSTYHPPPRTKEILINQQVVKLKYCFTCKMFRPPRTSHCSMCDNCVERFDHHCPWVGNCVGKRNYRFFYSFIVSLSFHTSFIFGCVVTHLTLRSQGGNGLVLALQENPASVVELVICFFSIWSILGLSGFHTYLVAFNLTTNEDIKGSWSSKRGAEDSGNPYTYDNIFTNFCATLCGPMPPSLIDRRGFLPPEDIPPAVAVDMGRPPFLAKNDTNMEENCQGFALSCTA
- the zdhhc18a gene encoding palmitoyltransferase ZDHHC18a isoform X2; the protein is MKNCEYQQIDPRGLSTPSSTQPCTENNVQRSRRKWEVFPGKNRFYCDGRIILARQSGILPLTLGLIIVTSGLFFAFDCPFLVTHLTVCIPVIGGVLFVFVVTSLLQTSFTDPGILPRTLPDEAADIEKQIDTSGSSTYHPPPRTKEILINQQVVKLKYCFTCKMFRPPRTSHCSMCDNCVERFDHHCPWVGNCVGKRNYRFFYSFIVSLSFHTSFIFGCVVTHLTLRSQGGNGLVLALQENPASVVELVICFFSIWSILGLSGFHTYLVAFNLTTNEDIKGSWSSKRGAEDSGNPYTYDNIFTNFCATLCGPMPPRRRIVRVLLCPAQPEG